In one window of Thermodesulfobacteriota bacterium DNA:
- a CDS encoding Ig-like domain-containing protein codes for MNEVRNKTKGVSRRITIFLFVIAKAAALFVASSSSSFAIECPATCPGTGVACTFPPCCFVSPDGVAECVECLSDDDCSEGNQCNVEAHTCTRPPTCSSNSDCVDPVRPICDSGNCVPCTKDAQCSPSVCNESSGQCVQCTADAECPSGLVCNDTSNTCVQCETKDNCAPDEFCNPEKFTCEKLPPPVDLTIANIEITQAIQDFDNVVPLVQDKTTYVRVYPKVDIAERRVEAQLRGFRDGMEISEPLRPVNRFVTVHPTGAKRDTLNDSFNFWVPPAWRSGTVTFQAEINPSGAIIPVPETNTSNNIFRRTRTFIAKPPVCITMIPVRTHGSLYTVNSPGFWGIIKRFESLWPVPKVNVFYQSTPISKLEPPFFKFVPYELPKNSARVLNALIQRRFFSSGVVCPSGSPFRTVGMVSPDTITGGVAGAAYHTHTVAWVQMEPFGVLFNTPPGGVTMAHELAHNFGDKNRWRHVPCPPPGQPGAPDDINPDYPYPTDQIGPDRPDAFWGFDPISKAIISPKLGKDFMSYCPQEWVSDYSWENIFFEINLRTVAARSHETGNALVDPHQNAEILVVGGVIAPATNVATFDYGYRLSQDMVSAETLEEVQPDQDTTSDPETTYGLELLDTSGAVLSSLPFEPIKDTATENAEQGFFLTVPFDSRTARVRITRNGKELGGLTVSANAPQVRLLQPIGGEVITDRLTIRWEASDQDNDPLFYTVQYSPDSGASWQTLVTQTPETTLTLDDTLSLPGSDQALIQVIASDGVNTGSATSDSFTVQSHAPVVHIDTPSNQAIFAFNSQVIFTGGARDAEDGPLGDESLKWLLNGQVLGIGEEIALDELAPGDYDIMLEAEDSDNNKAVASVTITIVDGMPVASNDSYSTPENTPLTVDAPGVLGNDIDAEGDPLSAILVSDVSKGTLTLNADGSFTYTPSADFNGTDSFTYKANDSTADSNVVTVSLTIGIVSIVCPDCIPQIVNDLVTFNPIKSTFRTTSDTSGCPSGFVGKFSFESRLTNISDSSLSDLTVQVAELTNENLLQNANGGPDGVGAILTVPSVSAYSDGILSPEESVDVPFVICLKNKNPFRFFVDVLGIVQ; via the coding sequence ATGAACGAAGTAAGAAATAAAACAAAGGGAGTAAGTAGAAGGATTACCATATTCCTCTTCGTAATTGCCAAAGCCGCCGCTTTATTCGTGGCTAGTTCTTCCTCAAGCTTTGCAATAGAATGCCCGGCGACCTGTCCCGGAACGGGGGTTGCGTGCACTTTTCCCCCATGCTGCTTTGTTTCTCCAGACGGAGTAGCCGAATGTGTAGAGTGCCTAAGTGACGATGACTGCTCTGAGGGTAACCAGTGCAACGTCGAAGCGCATACATGCACGCGACCGCCCACGTGCAGCAGTAATAGCGACTGCGTAGACCCAGTCCGCCCAATCTGTGATTCGGGCAATTGCGTGCCGTGCACAAAGGATGCCCAATGCAGCCCGTCAGTCTGCAATGAATCGTCAGGCCAATGCGTACAGTGTACAGCCGATGCCGAGTGCCCATCAGGCTTAGTTTGTAATGACACATCAAATACATGCGTACAGTGCGAGACTAAGGACAACTGCGCTCCTGACGAATTCTGTAACCCTGAAAAATTCACATGCGAAAAGCTACCACCTCCGGTGGATTTAACTATTGCCAACATAGAAATCACTCAAGCGATTCAGGACTTCGATAATGTTGTGCCCCTCGTTCAAGACAAGACCACCTATGTGCGTGTGTACCCCAAAGTGGATATAGCCGAAAGGCGTGTCGAGGCGCAGCTCCGTGGGTTTCGCGATGGTATGGAGATTTCCGAGCCCTTAAGGCCAGTTAACCGCTTTGTCACTGTTCATCCAACTGGCGCCAAGCGCGACACGTTGAACGACAGTTTCAACTTCTGGGTGCCTCCAGCCTGGCGCTCTGGCACCGTGACGTTTCAGGCTGAAATTAACCCTAGCGGGGCGATAATTCCTGTCCCTGAGACAAATACCAGCAACAATATTTTTAGGCGCACCCGAACGTTTATAGCAAAACCACCCGTCTGCATAACTATGATCCCAGTGCGTACCCATGGGTCGCTCTACACCGTGAATAGTCCCGGATTCTGGGGTATAATCAAGCGCTTCGAGAGCCTCTGGCCGGTACCCAAAGTCAACGTCTTTTACCAATCCACCCCGATCTCGAAGCTTGAGCCACCCTTTTTTAAATTTGTTCCCTATGAACTGCCCAAAAATAGTGCGAGGGTTCTTAATGCCTTGATTCAGCGTCGTTTCTTCAGCAGCGGAGTTGTGTGTCCATCGGGGTCCCCATTCCGCACTGTGGGAATGGTCAGTCCGGATACCATTACGGGAGGTGTTGCAGGTGCCGCCTACCATACACACACCGTAGCTTGGGTGCAGATGGAGCCGTTTGGGGTGTTGTTCAACACGCCTCCTGGTGGGGTGACCATGGCTCATGAACTAGCCCATAACTTCGGGGATAAAAACCGCTGGAGGCATGTTCCTTGTCCGCCACCGGGTCAACCGGGCGCACCAGACGACATCAACCCGGACTATCCATATCCTACAGACCAGATTGGACCTGACCGTCCCGATGCCTTCTGGGGATTCGACCCGATTAGCAAGGCGATTATTTCGCCGAAGCTTGGGAAAGACTTCATGTCCTACTGTCCCCAGGAGTGGGTTTCGGACTACAGTTGGGAAAACATATTCTTCGAAATCAATCTGCGCACCGTAGCTGCCCGATCTCACGAAACGGGGAATGCGCTGGTAGACCCCCATCAAAATGCCGAAATCCTGGTGGTGGGCGGAGTCATTGCTCCAGCCACGAATGTTGCGACCTTCGACTACGGCTACCGGCTATCCCAAGACATGGTCAGCGCGGAAACGTTGGAGGAAGTGCAGCCCGACCAGGATACAACCTCTGACCCTGAGACTACTTACGGACTGGAGTTGTTGGATACCAGTGGTGCTGTGCTCTCCTCACTACCTTTCGAACCCATAAAGGACACGGCGACTGAAAATGCTGAGCAAGGTTTCTTTCTGACTGTACCCTTCGATTCTAGGACGGCACGGGTGCGTATCACCCGGAACGGCAAAGAGCTGGGAGGGTTAACTGTCAGCGCGAATGCACCACAGGTTAGACTTCTGCAACCCATCGGTGGCGAGGTGATCACCGATCGCTTGACTATCCGTTGGGAGGCCAGCGATCAGGATAACGATCCATTGTTCTATACCGTCCAGTACAGCCCGGATTCAGGCGCAAGCTGGCAAACACTGGTCACTCAGACTCCGGAAACAACCTTGACCCTAGATGATACCCTTAGTCTACCGGGCAGCGATCAGGCCTTGATCCAAGTAATCGCCAGCGACGGCGTTAACACCGGCTCGGCCACTTCCGATTCTTTCACCGTCCAGTCCCATGCACCGGTGGTCCACATTGATACTCCAAGCAATCAGGCTATCTTCGCGTTTAACAGTCAAGTCATCTTCACAGGTGGCGCTAGGGACGCCGAGGACGGTCCACTTGGCGATGAATCGCTGAAATGGCTCTTGAATGGTCAGGTGCTAGGTATCGGTGAGGAAATTGCCTTGGACGAATTGGCGCCGGGTGATTATGACATCATGCTAGAAGCAGAGGACAGTGATAATAACAAAGCTGTCGCCAGCGTGACAATTACTATCGTGGATGGCATGCCCGTCGCCAGTAACGACAGCTATAGCACCCCTGAGAATACTCCACTGACGGTGGACGCGCCGGGCGTTCTGGGCAACGACATTGATGCGGAAGGCGACCCGCTAAGTGCGATACTGGTCAGCGATGTGAGCAAAGGTACGCTAACGCTCAACGCCGACGGCTCCTTCACCTATACACCTAGTGCTGACTTCAACGGTACAGATAGCTTCACATACAAAGCGAATGATAGCACGGCCGACTCCAACGTCGTTACCGTCAGCCTAACGATTGGAATCGTTTCCATCGTGTGTCCAGATTGTATACCACAGATTGTTAACGACCTTGTTACATTTAATCCTATTAAATCAACTTTTAGGACCACCTCTGATACCTCTGGTTGTCCATCCGGGTTTGTTGGGAAATTTAGCTTTGAGTCAAGACTTACAAACATAAGCGATAGCTCACTTTCTGACCTTACAGTTCAGGTTGCAGAATTGACGAATGAAAACCTGTTACAGAATGCCAATGGAGGGCCGGATGGAGTAGGAGCGATATTGACAGTTCCAAGTGTAAGTGCTTATTCAGATGGGATACTTAGCCCGGAAGAATCTGTAGATGTTCCTTTTGTAATATGTTTAAAGAATAAAAACCCATTCAGGTTCTTTGTGGATGTGTTGGGGATAGTGCAGTAG
- a CDS encoding right-handed parallel beta-helix repeat-containing protein, which yields MEQEDEVMGACKNEIVKFFLGLFLIFFGFGGLTTGFLLSSSSFAAVFNVITDADLHDALLKARNNGEADTIVIRAGDRLNKTPFRYTAASGENFALTIMGEGVGQTLDGERARKVLLIDTFSNLEDDSNAHITIKNLSITNGRSTDGFGGGLFVCTGSANVTIENSTFFNNSATFPGSAFGGGAEIDTLSGDVTLTKNRFSSNSVMSSSESAFGGGIDILTESGDVILKDNTFTDNFSASSNSSFEFFTSGGGANVFTSHGTITLTNNIFTRNRATSSLGSTSGGGASVRTDEGTITLTVNIFTNNSINSSKGFTQDAQGGGTDVFTNSGNVTLTSNIFVSNSVRSSDSSTPDVFGGGAVIGAGSGTIKLAGNTFGINTVDSSNSSSVNAFAGGAEVFTDSGGITLTNNIFHNNSATSSFIAFGGGADVSTGSGTITLTNNTLTLNSATDGGGLNAGAFKDTSTINIFNNIIRGNIARNDIFLDEDGDGNGTASPVNLFNNDFFACFSSFADATPCTNFPHINNGNNIMADPLFVDAANGDIHLKSGSLAINRGDPLAPALPDTDIDGNPRIIGPAPDMGADEFVLPELVIVNNLVTFEPIKSTFKTTSDTTDCPPGFVGKFMFDAMLTNTSSERLSDLMLVEVKILTNDNLLLNADGGPGGVGTTLTIFSSGVFSPGESVRVPFIICLKNKKRFGFFVDVLGIVQ from the coding sequence ATGGAACAGGAGGATGAAGTTATGGGAGCTTGCAAAAATGAAATTGTAAAGTTTTTCTTAGGTTTATTTTTGATTTTTTTTGGATTCGGCGGGCTCACCACAGGTTTTCTCTTGTCATCAAGTAGTTTTGCTGCCGTTTTTAATGTTATCACCGATGCCGATCTACACGATGCCCTTCTTAAAGCACGGAATAACGGTGAAGCAGATACCATAGTTATAAGGGCAGGAGATAGGTTGAACAAGACCCCTTTTAGATACACCGCAGCATCAGGAGAAAATTTCGCTCTCACAATAATGGGAGAAGGTGTAGGACAAACCCTTGATGGAGAGAGAGCTAGAAAGGTGTTATTGATCGATACCTTTAGTAATCTTGAAGACGATTCTAATGCCCACATAACCATAAAAAATCTGAGTATAACGAATGGCAGGAGTACTGATGGATTTGGTGGCGGTCTTTTTGTCTGCACCGGTTCTGCAAATGTTACTATTGAGAACTCTACTTTCTTTAATAACTCTGCTACTTTTCCAGGAAGCGCCTTTGGAGGGGGAGCCGAGATTGATACTCTTTCAGGGGATGTAACACTAACAAAAAACAGATTTTCAAGTAACTCTGTGATGTCTTCTTCAGAAAGCGCTTTTGGAGGTGGGATCGATATTCTCACTGAGTCAGGAGATGTAATATTAAAAGATAACACATTTACCGACAACTTTTCTGCTTCGTCTAACTCTTCCTTTGAATTCTTTACTTCCGGAGGCGGGGCTAATGTTTTTACTAGTCATGGAACTATAACACTAACAAATAACATATTTACAAGGAACCGTGCTACTTCTTCTTTAGGAAGCACTTCTGGAGGCGGAGCTTCTGTTAGGACTGATGAAGGAACTATAACACTAACAGTTAACATATTTACTAACAACTCTATTAATTCCTCTAAAGGATTCACTCAAGACGCTCAAGGAGGTGGAACCGATGTTTTCACAAATTCGGGGAATGTAACACTAACGAGTAATATATTTGTCAGTAACTCCGTTCGTTCTTCTGATTCTTCTACTCCAGACGTTTTTGGAGGTGGGGCTGTGATTGGTGCTGGTTCAGGAACTATAAAACTAGCAGGAAACACATTTGGCATTAATACTGTTGATTCTTCTAATTCTTCTTCAGTAAACGCCTTTGCAGGCGGGGCTGAGGTTTTCACCGATTCGGGAGGTATAACACTAACAAATAATATATTTCACAATAACTCTGCTACCTCTTCATTTATTGCTTTTGGAGGTGGAGCCGATGTCTCCACTGGTTCAGGAACTATAACATTAACAAATAACACTTTGACATTGAATTCTGCTACAGATGGAGGAGGTTTGAATGCAGGTGCCTTTAAGGATACCTCCACTATCAATATCTTTAACAACATCATCAGGGGTAACATAGCCAGAAATGACATCTTTCTAGATGAGGATGGAGACGGGAATGGTACTGCCTCGCCTGTAAATCTCTTTAATAATGATTTCTTTGCTTGCTTTAGCAGCTTTGCTGATGCAACACCATGCACAAACTTTCCACACATAAATAACGGGAATAATATAATGGCAGACCCTCTATTTGTAGATGCTGCAAATGGAGACATCCACCTTAAGTCAGGCTCCCTTGCCATAAACAGAGGAGACCCCCTTGCACCAGCTCTTCCTGACACAGACATTGATGGAAACCCCAGGATTATTGGACCTGCCCCAGACATGGGAGCCGATGAGTTTGTTCTTCCAGAGCTAGTGATTGTTAACAACCTTGTTACATTTGAACCTATCAAATCAACATTCAAAACCACTTCTGATACCACTGATTGTCCACCTGGGTTCGTCGGGAAGTTTATGTTTGATGCAATGCTTACAAACACAAGCAGTGAACGACTCTCTGACCTTATGCTTGTCGAGGTCAAAATATTAACAAATGATAACCTACTACTGAATGCCGATGGAGGGCCTGGGGGAGTGGGAACAACATTAACAATTTTTTCAAGTGGAGTGTTTAGCCCTGGGGAATCTGTAAGAGTTCCATTCATTATATGCTTAAAAAACAAAAAGAGATTCGGTTTTTTTGTAGATGTATTGGGGATAGTGCAGTAA
- a CDS encoding radical SAM protein: MARIVIELTNRCNLSCTHCFDGRHSADGDLKIEIIEKILLNAKAYGFDHLSFTGGDPTVHPRFIEILKMVYEAGYKFSFVTNGQNFTKIYKNILPYRNKLAGITFSLDGAKEDTHDRLRGRGSYRRVMKAISICVVKNIPFTFNMVITSHNRGEVEEMAELATKLGSRGLRFSHLLPTPLTTVQNLGLSPEEQREVESTIWQLQKNSPMPIVMAPGYYTTDLFPCAPLQMQEFNIDWRGNVTKCCHLSSHGGDVGNEDIIGSLAEMSFSEAYERLVEANRKFHKEKLERHGGGDFKDLDYFPCWYCENYFKKVDWLRKFPKSPWSGEVWNNLKQTLPRMDTDKHE, encoded by the coding sequence ATGGCAAGGATAGTAATAGAGCTTACAAATCGTTGTAACTTAAGCTGCACGCACTGCTTTGATGGAAGGCACAGCGCCGACGGTGACCTGAAGATAGAGATTATTGAAAAGATCCTCCTGAATGCTAAGGCTTACGGCTTTGATCATCTCTCATTCACCGGCGGAGACCCGACAGTACATCCCAGATTTATAGAAATTCTTAAGATGGTATATGAAGCCGGATACAAATTCAGCTTTGTCACTAACGGTCAGAACTTCACGAAGATTTATAAAAATATACTCCCCTATCGTAATAAACTTGCAGGGATTACGTTTAGTCTTGATGGCGCCAAAGAAGATACACATGATAGGCTTCGTGGAAGAGGTTCATATCGCCGTGTAATGAAAGCTATAAGTATTTGTGTGGTGAAGAATATTCCATTCACCTTTAACATGGTAATTACATCCCACAACCGTGGTGAGGTAGAAGAGATGGCAGAGCTTGCTACAAAGCTAGGAAGCAGGGGTCTGAGGTTCAGCCATCTTCTGCCTACTCCTTTAACCACAGTTCAAAATCTCGGTCTCTCTCCCGAGGAGCAAAGGGAGGTAGAATCTACAATTTGGCAACTCCAGAAAAACTCTCCCATGCCAATTGTTATGGCGCCTGGGTACTATACTACTGATCTCTTTCCTTGTGCGCCCCTGCAGATGCAGGAATTTAACATAGACTGGCGGGGTAATGTCACAAAATGCTGTCATCTGTCCAGCCATGGTGGTGACGTGGGAAATGAAGATATTATAGGCAGTTTAGCCGAAATGAGTTTCTCTGAGGCTTATGAACGTTTAGTTGAGGCTAACAGGAAGTTCCACAAGGAGAAGCTAGAGCGTCACGGTGGTGGTGATTTTAAGGACTTAGATTATTTCCCATGCTGGTACTGCGAGAATTATTTCAAGAAAGTAGATTGGCTTCGGAAGTTTCCTAAAAGCCCCTGGTCTGGAGAGGTTTGGAATAATTTAAAGCAAACTTTGCCGCGAATGGACACAGATAAACACGAATAA
- a CDS encoding carbonic anhydrase yields MPFNSKFTRLELLKLSGLTAIGVAYIDLMHTLAFVAKASQNNPTINGDEALQRLIEGNKLYASGRPGHPHQTEERRIEVASGQKPIAVVLGCSDSRVPPEVIFDQGLGDLFVVRVAGNIVDSAVQGSIEYAVAELGVPLIVVLGHQRCGAVKATVEIVEKGGQLPGQIEAIADRIKPAVESVKHLPGDILNNSIKANVEMVVGQLKNSEPILAKRIKEGKLKVVGATYGLDNGIVNFLA; encoded by the coding sequence ATGCCATTTAATTCAAAATTCACACGCCTAGAGTTGTTAAAGTTATCTGGACTAACTGCTATAGGAGTAGCATACATTGATTTGATGCATACTCTAGCGTTTGTTGCTAAAGCCAGCCAAAATAATCCTACTATCAACGGCGATGAAGCTCTCCAAAGATTGATCGAGGGGAATAAACTTTACGCGTCTGGAAGACCTGGCCATCCCCATCAGACGGAAGAGCGGCGGATTGAAGTAGCTTCAGGGCAGAAACCCATCGCCGTGGTTCTGGGGTGCTCGGACTCGCGCGTGCCGCCCGAGGTTATTTTTGACCAGGGGTTGGGTGACCTATTTGTGGTGCGCGTGGCCGGTAATATCGTGGACAGCGCGGTTCAGGGCAGCATAGAGTACGCTGTTGCAGAATTGGGCGTCCCGCTTATCGTGGTGCTAGGTCATCAAAGATGCGGGGCGGTAAAAGCGACAGTTGAAATCGTAGAAAAAGGGGGCCAACTGCCCGGGCAAATCGAGGCCATTGCCGATAGAATAAAGCCGGCGGTCGAAAGCGTTAAACATTTACCCGGGGATATTTTGAATAATTCAATCAAAGCGAATGTGGAGATGGTGGTGGGGCAACTGAAAAACTCCGAACCTATTTTAGCTAAGCGCATAAAAGAGGGCAAGCTGAAGGTTGTAGGAGCAACTTATGGATTGGATAATGGAATAGTGAATTTTCTTGCATGA